Proteins encoded by one window of Cloeon dipterum chromosome 2, ieCloDipt1.1, whole genome shotgun sequence:
- the Hmt4-20 gene encoding histone-lysine N-methyltransferase KMT5B: MTMVCTPRMLVDTVPKNNSSKPQAVAMSPKELSDNDDIATSIIVDPYLGFVTHKMNIRYRPVKANKEEFKRIVKDFTKNQNYERAFKRLASVDGVMGAYMSKNKLNQQTLKEHIYRYLRVFDKNSGFSIEPCYRYSQEGQKGAKICATKKWYKNEKISMLVGCIAELTEQEEEVLLHPGKNDFSVMYSCRKNCAQLWLGPAAYINHDCRANCKFVATGRDTACVKVLRDIDVGEEITCFYGEDFFGDGNCFCECETCERRSTGAFAKSDKNTESNGRYRLRETDNRLNRTKTVENKPKEEESENASKSRLSVSELRQKGLTKYDAEMLLAQGCTFTDFEYSGGKQQPKELRKRSRNSVRSKQGDRLRASEDAQSTGSSDQDSASTGADSVAEMPLREGITLRNHKRLAGLTLTQQQQLQELRDDEIQRRSTRLRSEEAEYARKFAELDICSGKARNNGVRRQPSRAVAKNSRYSSAPSEEESTVKVSGDVFPAEEVKWEEEEEEEEEKWEIEEDNEVKVEPEERCVTPPHRSVKLTLKLKRSPMIDEIIESGLPFDSSASHMRPEYEVLKVEGVNLDTNDSPSSPGGSSSSSCSNSCDSHHRKKHKVKRASRKMRRELESELSVFDTLPDLTPPPPAARPPMKRLRLILGNETCTIDIPPPALPPPLSPP, translated from the exons ATGACCATGGTGTGCACGCCTAGGATGCTGGTGGACACTGTGCCCAAGAACAACTCAAGCAAGCCTCAAGCTGTGGCCATGTCGCCCAAAGAGTTGTCCGACAATGATGACATTGCTACATCGATCATCGTTGATCCCTATTTGGGCTTTGTCACGCACAAGATGAACATCAG GTATCGGCCTGTGAAAGCAAACAAGGAAGAATTCAAACGAATTGTGAAAGATTTTACCAAGAACCAAAACTACGAGAGGGCCTTTAAACGTCTTGCTTCTGTGGACGGCGTCATGGGTGCCTACATGTCAAAAAATAAGCTAAACCAACAAACCCTTAAAGAACac ATTTACCGGTATCTGCGggtgtttgacaaaaactctGGCTTCTCTATAGAGCCATGTTATCGGTACTCTCAAGAGGGTCAGAAAGGGGCCAAAATTTGTGCCACCAAAAAGTGGTACAAGAATGAAAAGATCTCAATGCTTGTCGGGTGCATAGCAGAGTTGACGGAGCAAGAGGAAGAGGTTCTGCTGCACCCTGGCAAAAATGACTTTTCTGTCATGTACAGCTGCCGAAAGAACTGCGCACAGCTCTGGCTCGGGCCGGCAGCTTACATCAACCATGACTGCCGTGCGAACTGCAAA TTTGTCGCTACGGGACGAGACACGGCTTGTGTGAAAGTCCTGAGGGACATAGATGTTGGAGAAGAAATCACCTGTTTTTATGGTGAGGACTTCTTTGGAGATGGGAACTGCTTCTGCGAATGCGAAACTTGCGAAAG GAGAAGCACTGGCGCTTTTGCTAAGAGTGACAAAAACACAGAATCAAATGGACGGTACAGATTGCGAGAGACGGACAACAGGTTGAACCGGACGAAGACAGTCGAAAACAAACCCAAAGAAGAAGAAAGTGAAAATGCGTCCAAGTCTCGGTTAAGTGTGTCGGAACTAAGGCAAAAGGGGTTGACCAAGTATGACGCGGAAATGTTGCTCGCGCAAGGCTGCACGTTCACAGACTTTGAGTATTCGGGTGGAAAGCAGCAACCAAAGGAGCTGCGCAAAAGATCTAGAAACTCGGTCCGTAGCAAGCAGGGGGACCGGCTTCGTGCGTCCGAGGACGCGCAGAGTACTGGCAGCAGCGACCAAGACTCTGCCTCCACGGGCGCAGATTCCGTAGCCGAAATGCCGCTGAGAGAGGGAATCACGCTGCGCAACCACAAAAGACTCGCAGGGCTGACGCTGACTCAGCAGCAACAACTGCAAGAGCTTCGAGACGACGAAATCCAGAGACGCTCAACAAGACTGCGTTCCGAGGAGGCCGAGTACGCAAGAAAGTTCGCAGAGCTCGATATCTGCTCAg GTAAAGCACGGAACAATGGCGTCCGAAGGCAACCAAGCAGAGCAGTGGCGAAAAATTCGCGGTACTCTTCTGCTCCGAGCGAGGAGGAGTCTACAGTGAAGGTCAGTGGAGACGTTTTCCCTGCTGAAGAGGTCAAGtgggaagaggaggaggaagaagaggaGGAAAAGTGGGAGATAGAGGAGGACAATGAGGTGAAAGTGGAACCAGAGGAACGGTGCGTGACGCCTCCGCACCGCTCGGTGAAACTCACTCTGAAACTGAAGAGAAGTCCCATGATTGACGAAATCATCGAAAGTGGTCTTCCATTCGACTCTAGCGCCTCGCACATGAGGCCCGAGTACGAGGTTCTCAAAGTGGAGGGAGTGAATCTGGATACAAACGATTCGCCGAGTTCGCctggcggcagcagcagcagcagttgcaGCAACAGCTGTGACTCGCACCATCGGAAAAAGCACAAAGTCAAGCGGGCGAGCCGTAAAATGCGGAGGGAACTTGAAAGCGAACTGAGTGTTTTTGACACTTTGCCTGACTTAACACCGCCACCACCTGCTGCAAGACCCCCAATGAAAAGGCTAAGACTGATCCTGGGAAATGAGACTTGCACCATAGATATTCCTCCACCTGCACTGCCGCCTCCACTGTCTCCCCCTTAA